The stretch of DNA GTAGATCAGAGAGAAAGGAGCGGCTTACAGAGCCAATCGCCGTTGTAGAAGTGTTTGCCTTGGGCCCAGATAGTGTAGTTGACATTGTTGCTCCACCCCATATTCCCTCCGACGATGTACCGGACTGAAGCAACTTCcgccagcagcagcagcagcatcacGACGCCGCACGCCGCCAGTGACACAGTGCCTCTCCCCCTCAGCCTCTCCATGCCTGTCCGACTCGCACGCTCGCTTCTCTCTCTTTGCACAAAGCCGCTGGTTCTTAGCGGTGCGTGCAGTGTTCGTTTagagtatttaaaaataaacggAAATGGTTTATTAATTCAGTTCcgtaaatcaaatttaaataatctgGGACTTTTGCTGTGGTCTTGGTTTAGCAGAGTCCAAGGCTGACCTGTGCCACCGCAGCCTTGTTCAACCACGTCAACTGTTTTCCACCTCAGCACCACGTGCTCCTCGTTACACCATCATGCTTCCTGGACAAGAGTTGTTGATATTGTgcaaatgctatttgtacagttAGATTCACCTTtaaaagtgatatttttatatttatgtattatatatatttatattataacaCGATACATTAATATAAGAACTCCACACTGTTTAATATTAAGAAGAAATTACAACTTCTAAATTAAGATTAAACCATCTAACAAGCATTACGAAGATTgcaaaaaataaactttaaaatgaaaacaatatccttaatatattttgagttcaaatatcaataataataatatgagatgttaatagataaataatacacacacgtaattatttttttaatgtacgTTGGCATTGGCCTATGGGACTTGGGAAGTTCATCTGTGATATGGTAATGTAACAGAGTTTCAATCTTCAACACTGGCCTCTGTGTAGCAGGCAGGCAGGCAAGGCGACTTCATTCAATCAAGCCTTCTCAACAGATACTCAATTTGAACCTCCTTCGTCAAGGGCATGATCCAGTCCCCATACACATCACCAACCAAGCTCGGTTTTATTTTGCAAACCGGCTCTCCTCCCTCTTCCTCCCTGTCTCCACTCACCTCTTGCCCGTAAGTCTTGGCTTTGGCCTCCACTCTCCTCTTCACCTCCTCTTCCACTGCCGGATAAGTCAGCAAATCCATCAGCCCCGCCCTGTCCTGTCAtcatccaatccaatccaatcccaTTCCATGTCAGTAGTGCTGTATTAAAGACGCATTTTAGTAGTAAGAGCGATTCAAAAGCAAGAAGCACGTATATGTACTTGTGCTCTAATGGCAGGTTCGTATGAATCAGGAGAAGCTCGAAACTTGGCCTCCGCGACAAATTTGCCGTAGTGTATTCTCTTTGAGAGAGCCTGCAAATGGGAGGCGAGTAATTGAAATGGAATTGAAATGATAATGCAAAAacattgaaaaaaagaaagaatgaatgaaACATGTATACCTGCAAGCAAATCGTGTCACAAACTGCGACAGATCCACAGTTGCCATCACTTCCTTCCTTCACTAGCCTTGGAAGAAGATCCCTGAAATACGTAACCCAAATCTTGCTGTTTATATTGATTGCATCGGCTATGGGATGAAGTACCTGTTTCAATGTCAAATTACAAAGGGCTATGTTATATGGGGGCTTCACATAAATATGTTGCCAAGAACATTGAGTTTCCACTGCATCTATATATTATCTTGCCTGAGGGTATTGTAGGCTTGGCAGGATTGGGTCGGGTAAGTCATCCGGGAAGAATGGATGCTCGTCAGGACTTTTGTATCTCCCAACCTAAACAATACCAACATCTCAAGTCTTATGTCTCGGCTACATGAATCCTTTTTATTTAATGGTCATTTCTCATCCTCCAACCTCAAAAATCAATTAGAAGCTAGCATTAATAACTTCATTAATTTTCTCATCTATTTTGTAGGGCATACCCGGGCTTGAAGCTTTTCCGTTTCTTTGACAATGAAGTCGACCAAGG from Diospyros lotus cultivar Yz01 chromosome 6, ASM1463336v1, whole genome shotgun sequence encodes:
- the LOC127803160 gene encoding chorismate mutase 1, chloroplastic isoform X2; protein product: MEARLLRLPYLAISNPARLKSSKPSCPFGQQNRIQSTLCPGFLSSNLSKPTIESVQASALSVGLPKKERTDETDSYTLEGIRNSLIRQEDSIIFSLLERAQYCLNADAYEHNGFLINGFHGSLVDFIVKETEKLQARVGRYKSPDEHPFFPDDLPDPILPSLQYPQVLHPIADAININSKIWVTYFRDLLPRLVKEGSDGNCGSVAVCDTICLQALSKRIHYGKFVAEAKFRASPDSYEPAIRAQDRAGLMDLLTYPAVEEEVKRRVEAKAKTYGQEVSGDREEEGGEPVCKIKPSLVGDVYGDWIMPLTKEVQIEYLLRRLD
- the LOC127803160 gene encoding chorismate mutase 1, chloroplastic isoform X1, translated to MEARLLRLPYLAISNPARLKSSKPSCPFGQQNRIQSTLCPGFLSSNLSKPTIESVQASALSVGYTLPKKERTDETDSYTLEGIRNSLIRQEDSIIFSLLERAQYCLNADAYEHNGFLINGFHGSLVDFIVKETEKLQARVGRYKSPDEHPFFPDDLPDPILPSLQYPQVLHPIADAININSKIWVTYFRDLLPRLVKEGSDGNCGSVAVCDTICLQALSKRIHYGKFVAEAKFRASPDSYEPAIRAQDRAGLMDLLTYPAVEEEVKRRVEAKAKTYGQEVSGDREEEGGEPVCKIKPSLVGDVYGDWIMPLTKEVQIEYLLRRLD